Below is a genomic region from Rhodococcus sp. WMMA185.
GAGAGCGGAGGCAAGCTTCTTTCGTCCGCGCGCGCACCGACTCTTGACGGTGCCTTCCGGGATTTCGAGAAGTGTGGCGGCCTCGCTGGTGGAAAAGCCTTCGAGATCAACCGCGACGATTGCCATCCGCTGATCCGGTGGGAGCAATCTCAGTGCTCGTTCGATGACCAGGCGCAATTCCAATTCGGCTACGCGGTCGCGTTTCTCGGGCGGCTCACGACCTTCCTCAGCGGCGAGCGAAACAGTCGGGCGGGCCTTGTTCCGGCGGATGCGGTCGAGACAGGCATTGACCACGATCGTGTGCAGCCAACTGCGCACCGCGGCGTCCTGGCGAAACGTGGCGGCTCTGCGATGTGCGGACAACAAGGCTTCCTGCAGCGCGTCCGCTGCATCCTCGGCTGTGTAACTGGTGCGTTTGGCGACGTGCCACAGATGGTCGTAGTGGCGGCCGAGCAGGGTCGAGAACGCGTGCCGATCTCCTGCGACGTGC
It encodes:
- the sigM gene encoding RNA polymerase sigma factor SigM, whose product is MRTFRGETEDNLSDVDLLAAHVAGDRHAFSTLLGRHYDHLWHVAKRTSYTAEDAADALQEALLSAHRRAATFRQDAAVRSWLHTIVVNACLDRIRRNKARPTVSLAAEEGREPPEKRDRVAELELRLVIERALRLLPPDQRMAIVAVDLEGFSTSEAATLLEIPEGTVKSRCARGRKKLASALEYFRDEGNRS